The nucleotide window AACACCCTCGCGCCCCTGGCCGCACGCCTGGACAGGGAAGCGGAAATCATCCCGGAACTGGATGAGATCGACATGGGGGAGTGGGACGGTCTGTTCTTCGACGATATCCGAACCCGGTTCCCCGCCGGGTATGCCGAGCGCGGCGTCCGTTTCGGCGGCTTCCGGCCTCCTGGCGGCGAATCATTTGATGACGTTGCGGACCGCGCCATGCCCGCTCTTGTCAGGCTGGCCGCCGGGCCGCAGCCTGTTCTGGCCGTGACCCACGCGGGCGTCATCCGTTCCGTGCTCTGCCGGGTGACGGGGCACCCCACGGACGGCCTCTTTTGTTTCGAGCCGGAGCATGGCATGTGCACCATCCTCGCCCCGGCAGGATCGGGGCTGGAACTCGTGGCCGACGCCGTCGTCCCGGACGATGTCGCTTCATACCTTCCCGGCTAGGTGGACTGCGGGCAGAACCGCTCCCAGCCCATGAGCGCTGCCCCGCCCGAAATGGTGGTCCCGTAAAAGAGTACCGGCTTGTCGGTCAGGAACCGGTCGATGGTGGAGTTGGCCAGAGTGGTGCCCGTGACAAGGAGCAGGTCGCACCACTCCACGGCGTCCTGCGTGGCGTCGCCGCCTTCCACCAACACCCCCCGTTTGACCTGGCCCACGTTGTCGGGGTCGAGGTCGATGAGCCGTATTTCGGCCCGGCTGTTCAGCGCCTCGGCAAGGGCGGGCTGGAAGCCGATGATGGTGATGCGCCCGGCGTCGTAGTGCTGCCGGATGTGGTCGAATATCTCGCCCGAACAGTCCTTGGGGCCGGTGTTCCTGCAATGGACCGTGCCGCACGCCTTGCCTTGTGAGCGGCAGACCGCGTTCAACGTGGACACGAACACCGCGCGGTTGAAGTTGTCCTCGAGGGGCAGGGCGGCCACTTCGGCCAGGGTGCCGGTGAAATTGCCGTAGTGGTCGGTGAAGGCCTGGCCCCGCGCACCCCGGAACACGGCTTCCATGAGTTTTTCCTTGCCCTGCTGGATGGGAAAATCGGTTTCTTCGGGCGTGCCGATGGCCTCTTTGACGGTCAGGGGACCGGCGGTGACGGTGATGCGTTCGTCGAGGATGCCATCCTTTTCCCACAGGTTGAGCGCCTTTTCGCGAACGGTTTCAAGAGTGTTCATGGGGTCTCCTATACGGCTGAAAGTCTTTTCAGTGCGATGAAAATGGTGAGGGAAAACGCGCCGATGACGGCCGAAAGCACCAGCGCGCGGTCGAATTCGCCGCTGAACACGGCGTTGTAGATTTCCAGGGACAGGGTGTTGGTCTTGCCGATGATGTTGCCGCCGAGCATGAGCGTGATGCCGACCTCGCCCAACGATCGTCCCAGGGCCAGGAACCACCCGGCGGCCACGTTGCGTCGGATGCCGGGCAGGAGCACCAGCCAGAATGTCTGCCATCGGTTTTTGCCCAGCACGTGCGAGATCTCGGCCAGCCGCTTCACGTCGCCGCGCAGGGCGGCCTCCACCGGCTTGACCATGAGCGGCATTCCGGCCACGAACGAGGCCAGGACCACGCCCGGAAAGCTGAAGACCATGTCCACGGGCAGGACGCTGCCGACGAGCCCGGCCCGGCCCAGCAGCATGAGCAGGATGAAGCCCGTGGCAATGGGCGGAAAGACCAGCGGGAGCGTGACCAGGAAGTCCGTGGCCGAACGCATGAATCCCTTGCCGCTGGTCAGGTAGTAGCCTATCAGCACGCCGCCCACGAGATGAAGCGCGCCCGCTGCAGCCAGGGTTTTCAGCGTCAGCCAGAGTGGCCCGGTGGTCTGCGGCTCGGTCAGTATCCGAAGGAAGTCCATGGCTCCTTACAGCCCGTGCTTCTTGATGATCGCCTTTGCCTCGGGCGTCTGGAGGAAGGACAGGAATTCATCGGCCTGTTGCCTGTTGCTGCAGGTGTCGAGGACCCCGACGATGATGCGGATGGGCGAGTAGCCGCTTTCGTCGATGACCACGAATTCGCCGATGTGTTCCTGGACGTTCAGGGCGTGGGTGAGGTTGAGGAATCCCATGTCCACCTCATTGGTGTTCAGATAGGAGAACACCTGGGGAATGGTCGCGACTTCCACCAATCGCGGCTGGATGCCGGGCAGGCGGCCGCTCGTCAGCAGGTATTCCCTGGCCGCCTTGCCGTAGATCGCCTTCTTGGTGTCGGGCAGGGCGATACGTCCGGCCTGCGGGTCGTCCAGGTCTTCCACGCGGGAAAACTTCGAGGACTTGGCAAAGGCCAGGACCAGCTTGCCCCGTCCCAGTTCCAGTTTCTTTTCGATGGGCAGCCCGGCCTTGTCCAGGAAGGCTTCGTCTCCCAGGACCAGCCCGACCTCGCCGCTTTCACGGGCCAGGGTCGTGACGCGGGCCATGTTGCCGTAGATGAGGCTGACAGCATGGCCGGTCTGCTGCTTGTAGGCCGCGTTGAGTGCGTTGACCATTTTCTTGTAGCCCGCGCCCGAGGCGAGGACCACGTCGTCTGCCTGTGCAGTCGGGGCCAAGAGGGCGATGAAACAAAGGGCCAGGACGAGTGTGCGGATTCTGGGCATGATGCGTTTCCTTGTTAGACGGGTGAGACGGTCGGGGCGATCGACGGACGATGGATTGCCTGGCGGTTCAGCCACTCCAGCGTGATTCTGCCGTTTTCCACGGCCACGATGGCGTCGCCGAGCCACTGGGCTTCGATGAGGTCGTGGGTCACGTGGAGGATGGGGATGTTCAGGTCCTCCTTGAGGTCCATCAACAGGCCGCAGAGTGAGGAACGGGTGGCTACGTCCAGGGCGGAAAAGGGTTCGTCCAGGAGCAGGAGTTTCGGTTTGCGGGCAAGGGCCTGGCAGAAGGCCGCGCGTTGCCGTTCTCCGCCGGAAATGGAATTCGGCCTGCGGTCGGCCAGGTGGCGAATGCCGAAGGTCTGCATGAGCGGCCCGACATCGGTTTCGTCCGGGGCGCCGAAACCGATGTTCTGGTGTACGGTCAGGTGCGGAAACAGGGGGAATTCCTGAAAAACCAGTCCGATTTCCCGTTTGTGCGTGGGAATGGATCGTCCGGTTTCGGTATCGGTCCAGATATCGTCTCCCAGCGAGATGGTGCCGTGGTCAGGCAGGTCCAGGCCTGCCACGAGGCGTACCAGGGTGGTTTTTCCCGCTCCGGACGGGCCGACTATGGCGGTCAGTTCACCGGCGCGGCAGCACAGTGCGGTGTGCAGCTCGAACTGGTTCAGGTGCTTCCGGATGTTGATGTTCAATGTCATGGGCTGCGGTGTGTTCGGGTTGGCGGGGCGCATGGTGCATGCGAGGCTTGTGTCGATGTACTTATTCCCCTATGTTTTGTGTCCAAATGGCGCAAACGGGTCACGCGAATGGATGAATGAGTGACTGTTCATGGATATGTGATGAATGCAAACAAACCATCGGGAAAGGTCTGTCCGCGGGAATTCTTCCGCGTGTCGGAGCATGTGAAGTACCTGGAACCGCCCCAGGTGCTGGCGTTCGAGCGGGCTTTCTCCCAATGGAAGGACAGCGCCAAACGGGCGGACAGCATCCGCGCCCGTATGCGCATGTGGCTGATTTTCTTGTTGCTTCGACATTCAGGGGCGCGGCTGGGTGAGATACTGTCCCTGGACGACGCCACCTGTTTCGATGTCGG belongs to Pseudodesulfovibrio portus and includes:
- a CDS encoding histidine phosphatase family protein; this encodes MIVLVRHARTDQAKGRCVGRTDVALSAEGVAQAERLAASLADAGFVRLCASPARRALNTLAPLAARLDREAEIIPELDEIDMGEWDGLFFDDIRTRFPAGYAERGVRFGGFRPPGGESFDDVADRAMPALVRLAAGPQPVLAVTHAGVIRSVLCRVTGHPTDGLFCFEPEHGMCTILAPAGSGLELVADAVVPDDVASYLPG
- a CDS encoding Rossmann-like domain-containing protein, giving the protein MNTLETVREKALNLWEKDGILDERITVTAGPLTVKEAIGTPEETDFPIQQGKEKLMEAVFRGARGQAFTDHYGNFTGTLAEVAALPLEDNFNRAVFVSTLNAVCRSQGKACGTVHCRNTGPKDCSGEIFDHIRQHYDAGRITIIGFQPALAEALNSRAEIRLIDLDPDNVGQVKRGVLVEGGDATQDAVEWCDLLLVTGTTLANSTIDRFLTDKPVLFYGTTISGGAALMGWERFCPQST
- a CDS encoding molybdate ABC transporter permease subunit — encoded protein: MDFLRILTEPQTTGPLWLTLKTLAAAGALHLVGGVLIGYYLTSGKGFMRSATDFLVTLPLVFPPIATGFILLMLLGRAGLVGSVLPVDMVFSFPGVVLASFVAGMPLMVKPVEAALRGDVKRLAEISHVLGKNRWQTFWLVLLPGIRRNVAAGWFLALGRSLGEVGITLMLGGNIIGKTNTLSLEIYNAVFSGEFDRALVLSAVIGAFSLTIFIALKRLSAV
- the modA gene encoding molybdate ABC transporter substrate-binding protein — its product is MPRIRTLVLALCFIALLAPTAQADDVVLASGAGYKKMVNALNAAYKQQTGHAVSLIYGNMARVTTLARESGEVGLVLGDEAFLDKAGLPIEKKLELGRGKLVLAFAKSSKFSRVEDLDDPQAGRIALPDTKKAIYGKAAREYLLTSGRLPGIQPRLVEVATIPQVFSYLNTNEVDMGFLNLTHALNVQEHIGEFVVIDESGYSPIRIIVGVLDTCSNRQQADEFLSFLQTPEAKAIIKKHGL
- a CDS encoding ATP-binding cassette domain-containing protein, giving the protein MTLNINIRKHLNQFELHTALCCRAGELTAIVGPSGAGKTTLVRLVAGLDLPDHGTISLGDDIWTDTETGRSIPTHKREIGLVFQEFPLFPHLTVHQNIGFGAPDETDVGPLMQTFGIRHLADRRPNSISGGERQRAAFCQALARKPKLLLLDEPFSALDVATRSSLCGLLMDLKEDLNIPILHVTHDLIEAQWLGDAIVAVENGRITLEWLNRQAIHRPSIAPTVSPV